One Syntrophaceae bacterium DNA window includes the following coding sequences:
- a CDS encoding phenylacetate--CoA ligase family protein yields MYFLNAVRRRIFEPVWAVWCGSPFLQYWRELERTQYLPKDEIQQRQLDRLAAIVRYVYENNAYYRMRFNEAQINPDNMRYPEDFQRIPVLTKRDIRQHQELLISKGYEKKRLMEAKTGGSTGKYLHVYFTEQCSEWRNACARRHDRWSGWEVGEPKAYVWGNPKYQTGMKNRLRSFLLSPVLYLDTMAVTKDSVCKFAQDWKTAKPTLLFGHAHSLYILAKAVIEHGIDEIRPKAIISSSMALLPHERILIESTFGLKVFDRYGCEEVGLIASECEMHRGMHINTDNLYVEYLNEDGNPTASGQYGKIVVTDLTNWAMPFIRYRIEDMAVPCDGECPCGRTLPLMKEVSGRIADFLVRKDGARVAGISLIENTLTKYHGIEQMQIIQDDLDRMTLNIVRDSRFGEDSIRSLERSMRDVFGSDLDIHFNFVNEILPEPNGKYRFSICRIPYN; encoded by the coding sequence GTGTATTTCTTGAATGCGGTTCGGCGGAGGATTTTTGAACCGGTCTGGGCTGTTTGGTGCGGCAGTCCCTTTCTGCAGTACTGGCGCGAGTTAGAGCGGACACAGTATTTGCCTAAGGACGAAATCCAGCAACGTCAGTTGGACAGGCTGGCCGCCATCGTTCGCTATGTCTACGAGAACAATGCATATTACCGGATGCGCTTCAACGAAGCGCAGATCAATCCGGATAATATGCGGTATCCAGAAGACTTTCAGAGGATCCCCGTTCTCACAAAGAGGGACATTCGGCAACATCAGGAACTCCTCATCTCGAAAGGATATGAAAAAAAACGATTGATGGAGGCGAAGACCGGGGGCTCAACGGGAAAATACCTCCACGTCTATTTTACGGAACAATGCAGTGAGTGGAGAAATGCCTGTGCCAGGCGCCATGACCGGTGGTCTGGCTGGGAAGTCGGCGAACCGAAAGCGTACGTCTGGGGAAACCCGAAATACCAGACCGGCATGAAAAATCGCTTGCGGTCCTTTCTGCTTTCTCCCGTTCTGTATCTGGATACGATGGCCGTCACGAAAGACAGCGTGTGCAAGTTTGCCCAGGATTGGAAAACAGCGAAGCCTACGCTTCTCTTCGGGCATGCGCACTCGCTTTATATCCTTGCAAAGGCAGTGATCGAACACGGCATCGATGAGATCAGGCCAAAGGCAATCATCTCATCGTCCATGGCGCTTCTGCCCCATGAAAGGATCCTGATCGAGAGTACATTCGGGCTCAAGGTATTTGACCGATACGGATGCGAGGAGGTCGGTCTGATTGCGAGCGAATGCGAAATGCATAGGGGAATGCACATTAACACAGACAATCTGTACGTCGAATACCTCAACGAAGATGGAAATCCTACAGCATCCGGGCAGTATGGAAAAATTGTTGTCACCGACTTGACGAACTGGGCGATGCCTTTCATACGTTACCGGATCGAAGACATGGCTGTACCATGTGACGGGGAATGTCCCTGCGGCCGGACGTTGCCACTCATGAAGGAAGTGTCCGGTCGAATAGCCGATTTTCTGGTCCGGAAAGACGGAGCTCGGGTTGCAGGAATCTCGCTGATAGAGAACACGCTCACAAAATATCACGGAATCGAGCAGATGCAGATTATACAGGACGACTTGGATCGCATGACCTTGAATATCGTGCGGGATAGCCGCTTCGGGGAGGACAGTATCA